GCACCTCTTGCAGACGTACATCTTCGGGCAGTGGCTCCTCTTGTAGTGGTTCTTCACGCAAATCATCGACTTCAATGGCTGAAACTTGGCGTGCTTCCGGTTCCACCGGCACCCTTCTTGCGGGCACGAGTATTTCCTCGGCAACTTCCTCTCGCCGCCGCTGGCGTTGTTCTTCGTGGGGTTGGTCAGAGCGGCGGAGCATCTGTACTCGTCGCCGTGAGCCCTCATGTGCATCCTCAGATTCGCGTCCCGCTTGAACCCTTTCCCGCAAACTTTGCAGTAATGCGAAAACCTGGCCAGTAAATCGGCGGCTTCCAGCTCTATGATATCGTACTGCTTTGGCGATGAACTTTCATCTTGCCCCAAATCCCTCCTCCTCTCTTCGTGATTCTTGCTAACAACTACGGCGACATGATTGGTTCCGTCGCTTTGATTGCTTGTGTTGTAGTTATCGCTGTTAGAAGAATTACAGAGACTCAAGATAAGAAATTTTGTATTGATCGatcattttgaataattaattgaatCACATAGTTAGTatcttcaaataattaattagaaatttaatCTAGTtctaattaattacttttaattaattacaattgccGTACCAGTGATCGAGATCTTCTTGGCATGGGAAGAAGCCTTGCCCTCTTTCTCCGACGTCCATGTGAACAAGACGAGCGTGTTCGTGTTGCATGGACTGCAACGCCTGATCTGCAGCACTGGAGACCACGGCATACGGACTCAGAGCCATCTGCTGGCAAGCGAACATCATGGACGAAGCAGTGACAATGATTTCTTGGATGAGGCCGGCCATGGTGGCGACGGCCATGGCCGTTGACTCGGCGGGCGGGGACTGGGGCGGCCGGGACGTCTGATGATCGGAGGAGACGAAGATGTCGAGCAGCGATTGCACCTGGTTAACCTTCTCTTTCAGGGCGGAGAGGCCGTAAGGGAGAGAGTTCGCTGGAGCCAGGTCGGAGCCGGGGATAGCAGAAACAAGGAAGTCTTCGTTAACGCCATACAAGGCATTAGGGAAGCAAGAATTGGCGCCTGAAATCATGTCTTGTCTATGTTCTTCTGcagattattaattaataaggttgctggctggctggctggctgttGCAGTGAGAGTGATCCAACATAGGggaagaacaaaaacaaactaAGGCTGCCCTTTTTGGCATGAATGATCATAGATAATAAGAGCAGGAACTTGGAGCATATATAAAATCatggaagaaattaattaatattctatTGTTGGTAGCAAGTAAGGTCAACTGTTAAGGTGAACTCATCCCAGATTCTACCTTCCCTGTATATTGCTCTAtctgttaatattttatttctttataaatgatcaaattaagATTAATAACTTGGTCTTACTCCTGTGCTATATTATCTGTTAATATGTTCTCCTTTCACATAAAATGGTGATTACCATGAGttgacttttttttcttttttttaagtgCCGCCTTCTACCTTAGCATTTTCAACGTGATTCTATGTTACACGAAAACAAAAACGAGAAATTATTTGTATCAGAAATGTGGaaatagatatttttaaaaaaaaatagacttaaGGTCCGAAACAGAAATAGGTAACgttttagaaatgaaaaaatagcCCTTATGAAGTGTTTCCGTATAACATAGATAATACTGAtaccaatttttttattgagaaattagaattttaattaataaaaagagtaaATTAACTCATCTATGCATATATGTTTTTTTACTTTCTGCTATATAcgaaagatatttttttttcctcttaataaattttaattcccGAGTCAGGTAAATAATGGTTAAAAAAATATCTCTGTGACGTAAATCTTCACGCTTCGAGtttgaaattttctccttttattTTAAGTCAAGTTGAAAGTTTCAAATGGGTCATTCTCACACTATCCAATGACAACTAAtcctttttttcaaaatatgatatcaatttctttataaatattagtttggaaaattaaaaaataaaattatgcttAATTACACAATTGGCTTTTACTTTTTAgtcatttataattaatataatttaaaatataaaaatattcctAAAAAATAAGACGATGGTCATTATCAATTCTCCTATTTCAtagtataattataaaaatatttttataattacgCAAAAAACTCTTgatgcttaatttttttttaaaaaaaataaaaattgaaaatttaattgcCAGTTACTATCAAATAAgcatttatttgaaattacTTTTTGCATTTTGTTCTGTCTAAggcttttttttatattttttaagcaaaagaaataacaatcaaatagac
This genomic stretch from Diospyros lotus cultivar Yz01 chromosome 1, ASM1463336v1, whole genome shotgun sequence harbors:
- the LOC127798411 gene encoding protein SENSITIVE TO PROTON RHIZOTOXICITY 2, yielding MISGANSCFPNALYGVNEDFLVSAIPGSDLAPANSLPYGLSALKEKVNQVQSLLDIFVSSDHQTSRPPQSPPAESTAMAVATMAGLIQEIIVTASSMMFACQQMALSPYAVVSSAADQALQSMQHEHARLVHMDVGERGQGFFPCQEDLDHCDNYNTSNQSDGTNHVAVVVSKNHEERRRDLGQDESSSPKQYDIIELEAADLLARFSHYCKVCGKGFKRDANLRMHMRAHGDEYRCSAALTNPTKNNASGGERKLPRKYSCPQEGCRWNRKHAKFQPLKSMICVKNHYKRSHCPKMYVCKRCNRKQFSVLSDLRTHEKHCGDLKWRCSCGTTFSRKDKLMGHVALFSGHAPACGEKYGASSTTRSIAN